One window of Trifolium pratense cultivar HEN17-A07 linkage group LG5, ARS_RC_1.1, whole genome shotgun sequence genomic DNA carries:
- the LOC123886192 gene encoding secreted RxLR effector protein 161-like, with product MVGCLMYLLATRPHLAFSVCLVARYMERPTKIHMAAVKRILRYLKGTANYGLWYERGKGEELVGWSDSDYAGDIDDRRSTFGYVFMIGTKAVSWSSKKQPIMTLSTTEAEFIAAASSACQGICLSRILTQIDAREKSCITI from the coding sequence ATGGTAGGCTGTTTGATGTACTTGCTTGCCACCAGACCTCATCTTGCTTTTTCTGTGTGCTTAGTGGCAAGATATATGGAAAGACCTACTAAAATTCATATGGCTGCTGTGAAAAGAATACTTAGATACTTGAAAGGAACAGCTAACTATGGTTTATGGTATGAAAGAGGCAAAGGAGAAGAGTTGGTTGGTTGGTCTGATTCTGATTATGCTGGTGATATTGATGACAGAAGAAGCACATTTGGCTATGTGTTTATGATTGGTACCAAGGCAGTTTCATGGTCATCTAAGAAGCAACCAATTATGACATTATCCACCACTGAAGCTGAATTTATTGCTGCAGCTAGTAGTGCTTGTCAAGGAATTTGCCTGTCCAGAATTCTGACTCAAATTGATGCAAGGGAGAAAAGTTGCATTACCATATAA